TCACGTTTTGGTAATACATTGGCCTCGCTGTCGATcttatacttttatttacttatttgtttattattatttttttttttattaaggccTTTGATCGAGTGCATCAGTCCATCTTCATCGACAAACTAATGTCCATTTGCATAACAGGCAGCTTGCTAACTTCTAAACAAAGTTCTCTCCTACACAAGACAATAAATGTTATCACCAAAGTAGGTTTCTCTCAGTTACCAGTGGGATTCCGCAGGGCTCACTGGGCTTCCTCTGCACCTTATATTAGTACAGTGAAAACTTTCCAGAGGTACGGATGAAAAGGGGCCCTGAGCCTGGGTTGTGATACAAGGAGTCCAGGGATCGCCGAAGAGAAGAACCAGTGGAGTTCATGAGGTTAATGGTGTGACATGTAATTTTTATcttagttaaaagaaaaaaataaataaataaaatatgtagcaataaaaaaacaagtgcCAGGCAACAAGATTATGCGGTAATACGTAGAGAGGGGCAGATAAGATTAGACATATTGAAAAAGGTTCTCACAGTACGAGTGTGGGGGGCCGGCGtcgtagcaaaaaaaaaaaaaaaaaaaaaaaaaaaaaccagcctGCAGGTGTAGAATAGTAATaaattaaaatgaataaatagataaaaatctGCCTTTCAaggcccgtattttgaaacgcaaTGCCATAGAAATGATTCGTCAAGTTCtcgtacatgtttttttttctaccattgATAAAATAGGAATCTTGTCAttgaaatcaagaaaacacccaaagaaaataaatatataaatagaaccTGTTAAAAATAACAGGGATGAGACACTGAAAGGACTGAGAAAACAATCTCATGCAAACTTTAAACACAGGAGAGTTCGAGGAAAATACCTCCACTTGATGTCTTAGGTagctataaataaaaacaagacagtatatatattaacaacatttatttattcgtaaCTTTCGCTCTGTACCTCAAATTTAGCTACTTAAACGGTATGAGGGACgaagaaagggaatggaaacCCCCTCTTTTGTATCTTTATCTTTTGCGAGATTCAAGGCAGCTACAtcacagataaagaaaataaataaagcattgaaacaagatgaggaagaatgcaataaattgagaaaaaaaggtaaaatacgaacaaaagtgaaaaaaaaaatttaaaatcaaagaagaaaataccaagaatggagaaaagtttaagggaagaaagaaattatatattGCACATTAATGTCCCTAGAAATGTTCATCGGGTATATCATTTTAGAAACCACAGTAGTACTCAGAATCTGAATGTAAGTTGATAACGTTTAAGAAGTTTTTAAGAAAATTGTTATTTTGAtttacagaaataaaaaaaaataataatgcaacgCGTTATAGCGAACTTgataaaggaagacaaagaaatggTGTTGCttactgaaataataataatgataataataataataacgataaatgcattcataagaaaaatgtgtatgtgATAGTTTGTCATTACCGGCGCGGTCGTCTCCTCGTCGTTCTATCTCTGCCGAGATGTTGTGCTCTGTGGCCTGGTGACTTTCGCTCCCAGCCAACAAGTGTCTGTAGTAGTGCAGgaatattactattatataggctctctctctctctctctctctctctctctctctctctctctctctctctctctctctctctctctctctctctctctctctctcaaatggcGTTCAGTTTATAATGGTTGGTTGATAACAGTAACTACcaacgtaacttttttttcttgcaaaaTGAGATGCACTTTCTATCAATTCTGTTATTACTGTATTCCTATAGGTTTGGGATATCACTTGTGCCAGCGAACATACGTACAGTACTGCATTCAGCGCCAAAATATGACAAGACgcaaaagaacaaaacacaagTCTCGAATAAactgatagagaaagaaagaaaaataaaataattacgCTTTATCTTTTATCCCAATTTGTACCTAAAGAGTAAACTAATtgaaaactacacacacacacacacacacacacacacacacattacctttTCTTGTGTCGGCTGGCAAAGGAAAGACGAGGTGGTCATTCTGTTCACTGACTGGTTAAGTAGTAGATCTTGGAGTGGGAGATGAATGGAAGACAAACTGACGGTAGGCGACCACCAGACTGATGAGCTGCAAGCGGTGAATGCAGGGCAagctgagtggctggctggctggaagtCGGTGCGTGGGCTAGCGGGTGGCAGGGTGTATACATAGACTGACGAAGGTTCAAAGTATGCTGCTGGAAGTTGGTCGTTTGGTCATTTAGTGCCTCAAGTGCTGGCTTGATGTTGTAATTGccttgcttcacacacacacacacacacacacacacacacacacacacaccttaaagtTCATGCGGTCCATTATATACTAAAATTTAAATGGAGTAAAGGTATtagtgacaaaaataaaaacaggaaagtacagtactaattctctctctctctctctctctctctttctcagactCAGTAAAATATCTCGCTGGGCGCGAGCTGGACGTCTGCCTCACTTATCTCCCACAAGGCCTTTGCCAAGCTGCTGTCCCGCGCCAGCCACGAGGCGGTGGCCTCCTGCAGGGGAGCACAGAAGGGAAGGGCGATATTGGAGATATTCATGGAAAAATGGGACGGGAAGAATCTCATGAGTCTAAGGAATTTAATGGTTAAAAGGATACTTtcaatatatttacttatttttatttattcttataaatTTTTAGCATAACTTACTCGCATATACGCATTAATCAGAATAGTGATGAGGAATAGTCAAGGTGACTGGTAACATGTttgttgattgactgattgattaagtgtgtgtgtgtgtgtgtgtgtgtgtgtgtgtgtgtgtgtgtgtgtgtgtgtgtgtgtgtgtgtgtgtgtgtgtgtgtgtgtgtgtgtgtgtgtgtgtgtgtgtgtgtgtgtgtgtgtgtgtgtgtgtgtgtgcgtgtgtgtgtgtctatgtccTTACCTTGCACTCATCAAAATATTTCCCTGTCacgccctccacctcctccgccACTGCCAGGTGAATGGTGGTCTGGGCTCCCAGCTTATTGTCCTGAGAGTAAAGGGCAAGGTAGGGCTAAGATTATATGAGAAGCACTGaaatcataagaaaataaggaattatataaaaataagtCGAACAAAGGTTGGCAAATAACTGACTCACCTTGCCGAATAATCTGAGTACGATGTTGccgaaaaacaggaaaagtttgCGGAACCAAGTGACCGCCAACTCGTCTCGCGTGAAGAACTCTGACCCCACAGTGCCAGGGTGGAGGGAGTTGACCGTGACCCCTGCAGACGGAGGTGAGTATATATGTTTTACTGGGTTGtgtttacgtctctctctctctctcttgatatgtGGACatcataaaaattaaaaaagaatactaGAATTTACTCAGCAGGAAAGAGAGACCGTTTCAGACCCTTCCCCGTGCAGGTGTTTGTCCTCACCTGAGCCACGCAGTTTGTCGGCCAGCTcgagggagaagagaatgttGCACAGTTTACTTTGCGCGTACGCTTCAAGAGTACCGTAGCTCCTCTTCTCAAAGTTGAGATCCTTCAAGTTGATCTTCCACGTAAAGAAGTGGGCGACtgaagacacgttgatgatgcGGCTGGGTGCACTCTCCTTCAGGCGCTCTGGAAGGAACACAGCGGTTAAGAACCTGATGTTTAACTCTACGGATAGAAAAAAACGTATTCTACATTCCTTCAAATTCAGTATGAAAATCAGTACATTGGAGTGAGGGAGAAGTTTACAGCtacagaaggggaaaaaaaaagtgagttgaCGAGAACATTGCTGTGGGGATGAACAGCGTTTCCTATCATTTCATCACAACAGATGTAGTGATGAGCAGGTAATCAAAAGAATTTGACTAACTGGGTTTCTAAGAGAGGTCAtccctctatttatttatacttcTAGATACGTCTGCGTATACTGGTATATAACAATACAAGCCAATCACAACATTACTGTTAATTTAATCCAGCACAAAATAGATAAGGGATAAAGTTAGGCACCCGAGCAGTCTCCTTACTTACTGAGAAGCAGGTTGGTCAGCAGAAAGTGGCCATAGTGGTTGGTGGCCATGGTCAGCTCCAGGCCGTCACCTGTCACCTCTCGCACCTGTTTGCCAGCGATGCCCGCGTTGTTCACCTGGAGGAAGAACGAGGTGCATTAAATGATAATGGTGAgtaaggaggagggtgtgggaAGGTGTGAAAAAGAGTATCTGAGTACCTGTGAGTGAGTGCTGGGATGTGGAACATCTCCCGCCTCTGCACTGTGCATAGCAAAGGATCCACATTTGTGGGCTAGCGCGTGGAGACGGGGAAAAAACACTAGTAGTGTAGTGGATAGagaaatgtggaaagaaaaaaagggtgacctaCCAGGATATGGATGGCGTCCTCCGTCTGCAGTATTTCCTTAGCGAAGCGCCTGACGGAGGAGAGGTCTGAGGTGTCCAGCAGACGCACCACCACCTTCTTGTTGCCTGTCTCTGAGATGATGTGGTCTGTGCGGGAGGGAAACGAGACTGTTGTAGGATGTTAAatgtggcacacacacacacacacacacatctccatactgtggacacccacacccaccacctcgaccccccggtcagctgtgactaggacccaccgccccatgcctgactcagccatgagggagtttgggcagtgggtgacacaacacccgtggactgaggtgctggatgtggaggacgtccactcaaAATGCtacaattacgtcgccaccaccacataagcgttccaccgctacttcccagccaagagcgtcacagtgcACCCGTCTGATGACGCCCCGGGATGACgtcccgcattaaaagactcatgcgtcagcggacctggtcCTAtaaaggaaactaagaaacagagtgatcagggagattaaagcaagctattacccggacaagatacaccacctcaagctggccaacaacagacagtggtacgctaagatcaaagctttgtgtggcctacgaaagcacacttcatcttttccttgcacctcacaccttcctgcaaatctcgcggctcaggagattaacgatcactttgccgctatctgtcagacctttccttctctccacaccaatccgcttcctgcctatcttcccactccctcccctccccccactgtccaggcgatggatgtttttaagagcatacttaaatttaaaccaagatccaccacacccactgaccttcctataaaaatttacaaggagtttgctgcagagctagcaacaccgctatgctccataataaacgtttctctctcccaacactcttgccctgCGGaatggaagacatcttacgtcacccccatccccaaaacttctaGTCCACAGTCACTCGGTGActtcaggccagtctctatcacccccatccctagccttatttgtgaagattttgtgtatgacggcctacaccaaaatttgtaataccgtggatatcagacagtttgaaaatattaaagccacctccacttcccattacctgaccagcttccttgaattcatccacagccacctctctagctgttgcttttgtggacttcaaaaaaacctttgatcttgttgatcacactgttgtcatcagcaaggcaatagtctgggtctccctcttaacctggtagcgtggctagccgacttcctcacggggaggcgtcaggccgtttgCTATTAGGgttctgtctctaatttccaacagctgacatgtggggtcccctaggggaccaagatgggtccactatgcttcctcctcctgattaacgacaccctcactgacaccccccccccccattcgCTGGAAGTATATGGACGTGGGCGTCTCAGTCTCCAACAGGAACCccgactactcgccactgcaagtcaTTTTGGAGCGACTACAGActtggacggaggagagcaggatgaccatcaacgacagcaaaactgtggtgatgcatttctgtacttcctctgtaccagtgccccctccccagctcacagtgggcccttattccctccaggtggtccgatgtgccaagcttctcggagtcacagtggacgaccagctgacctggaagcagcatgtcgccagcaccgtaagatccgctacctacaggctgtacatacTGACTTAGGTCGCTagggacgccgacagacgagttaaggggggggtacctcaccttcatcctccccaaacttatgtatgcctccccagcgtggtcctcctccctcacacacactcaacagctccagctggagagtgtgcagaaaagggcgtgcaggatcatccttggccctgcctacaccacctatgatgaagccctgaccaccctgagtctgtccagactatccaccaggcaccgagagccTCTGGAGGAGTTTAgaaggggacttctgcatcatctatgtctcagacacatgctgccgccagACACGCCTCGCCAGGTCCGTGCCACAAGACACCACGACAAGATAAcacccctaaaggcgccgcgcacggaccggtacagactcagcgcgattcccaccatggtgcgaacCATCAATCAATAATACTTTggttctagattagacttagctttaggattaatgttaagtatttccccatcccctctgtacattttcagcttgtaaactgccttaataataaacagtttattattattattattattattattattattattattattattattattattattattattattattacacactaGCTGCTGACTGAACCAGGGGCAATAATCATTTATGGTAAAATCTATAAGGGATGCATAACTTAACTACTGACGCTTATCTAATGAGTGACCTGTATAAAGCATCTCAAGAAGTTTTATCATCAGAATGCAAAGGATATGATGCAGCCGTGTCGTATGCACCCTGCCGTGCCGTGGATCTAAAAAGGATCCCTACACTGGTTCAGTCCCTTGGATCTGCAGCAAGTGGTTCACGCTGTCTATTATGTTACAGAAGACAGAAACGGAACCCCAAGCGTCCCACATTATGCACATTATAACATAGACAAACATCTACACGCTGGTATCGGTCTCCATTTATCTATAGTGCTTCATAAGAGACTCAGCTAAATAACtctgaaaacaaaaaaggaagaagaagagagtcaATCCTCACCGACCACTGCCTGTGCCTTCGTCAGATTCCTGCAGGCGAGAATCACCCGTGCCCCGCGCCTCGCCAGATCCTTGGCAGTCTCCATCCCGATGCCTGCAAACACAGACGTTTGTTAAATAACacaattttctttaattattaacCACTCTGAGgaatcttttcttgttctgcagccatctCCAAAACAATGCACtgcctagaaattgcaaaatctgttcCTTTGTGTCCCCTTCTTTCTTGGCTGTTAAAGACTCCATACATTGCTtatagtgctgtgaattgttgcttatcgcagtgaaaggatcAATCCTTGCAAACATCAATGCTAGAAGTAAAGTAAAAGAGGACAGGATAGGATGCTAGGGTGCGTGAAGAAGTGGAATGGCTAAACTGGTGAGATGGGACGATGAGTGGTAATGGCAAAGGCGTGATTCAAGATTGCTGCTGCGAGAATGGGTGGGCGGAAGAAACGTAGCAAGGAATGTTGATGGGATGGGATAATATTTCTGAAAACTTGTAGAAAACACTCCTAGCTTTCTTCATCTGGTCTTTACCGTGAAGTCCGCATCGATGCCTCTTATTTAATTAAGTTCACGGCGTCCCTCTTCCGCCAGCACCTCCTTCGAGAGAAAGTCTACGCGTACACCTAGAAGCATAAACACCAAGCATCCAAGCACGAGCCACAGACGAACAACAATAGAGGAACTCACCTGCTGACGCCCCTGTGACAATAGCAGTCATTCCGGCCAGGCTGCGAGTGGAGGTACACCGGCCCGCCCTTCGAAGATATAGCATCCTGGCCACCACTACCAGGAAAGCCACCACCGTCGGCAAAAACATAGCGTCGATGTTACGTAATTTTGCGAATAAATTTCTTGGGACGAGGAGGACTGTGGTGCGTTGGGTGAGTGGGACGGAGTGGTATAAGCAGGTAAAGGAGTACTGGAGATCAAGATGCGTAGGGCATGTGCTGTGAGGGTGAAGGGTAAAGGGGTGACCGTGCGTGTTTCACCGTCCGACCTGGGAAAGAGACTGAGGCTGGTAAATGGAAGTGCACGGTAGGGATGATGATAGACAGGATTTGGTGGCTTGGAGAGGTAAGaggtgtaaagagagagagagagagagagagagagagagagagagagagagagagagagagagagagagagagagagagagagagagagaagaggaaaaacgtAAATCAGTCATATATACATAAGCCTCCTGAGCAGCTCACGTGCCCTCATCGCCGCAGCATTTCTTTGTCGGTGAAAATGGCCGCTGCTCCTCTAAGAAATACACTCCTTGGCCACATTTCAGATCTGTCACGCGTGTACCACCGCCGCATCACTACTTGAAATGTTGCAACTACATGAAAACTATACGTACAGTTTATTTCCTCGCAGTGTAAAGGAGGAGATAGCTTCTATGTGATATAACTATaagaagggacacacacacacacacacacacacacacacacattcctccgCATCATACAGTCTCCATGTGAAGGTTCGGTcacggtcttttttttttttttttatgtatattcatGAAGTGTCTGATACTCGTACGACGATTTTGTGAAGTATTCCTCTGACATTTTCTATTCGCTTCCTCATTAAGTTGATTTAATTTTGTACACTTAAGTTTGTTAAAGGCACCTACATATTTGGATACATTTTAgtgccattatttttttctccctcgcaCTGATGATTATTAAGCCAGAATCACTATAGGAAGAGGTAAATCAGGCACGAGGAATTGAATTACCAAGAAATTTGCAGGTGGAAATGTCACGTACGCAGATCAGTGTTTTCTTTATGATCctggaaaaagggaaacaaacttCTACATAGTATTTCCGTTGGagtacatcacacacacacacatacacacacacaggaagttaTAAAGTTttacgaaaataagaaaatcactcgcgccaacacacacacacacacacacacacatcggctCCCGCACAGACCGCATAAACGTGAACTTTTCCCACATAGTGAGAATACCTGCCACATTTTGGATCGTCGTATAAACATGAATCCGCATTATCATATTCGGCATATAACGAAAACTAGGTGTGTACTTCAATATATCATTGATGCTCATGATACACACAGTAAAGAAGGATGTCATTGCTGACAAGATCACGTGCACGTATTTTTTGGGTAGTATGTTTTGTGTAATAATTCTCAGGCATGACTATTTTGACCTCCAATAGGCGAATAAGTTTTAGCCATTTCATCTTTAACTgcaaaataagtgtgtgtgtgtgtgtgtgtgtgtgtgtgtgtgtgtgtgtgtgtgtgtgtgtgtgttgcaatttTTTTGGGAAAGTCAACATGACATAGAAAATTTAGTAATGCGCTGATCCCACCATCTCTACCAAAATCACGCAGCGcttccaccaccatccctgCCACCATTAAAGCaccgctgctgccaccaccaccacctcctccaccaacaccaccaacaccaccaccaccatccctgccACCATAagcaccactgccgccaccaccatgatgcaccaccaccaccaccacctccaccagcatcaccaccaccatcattaagcaccaccaccgccatcacaatCTGATAACTATAATTTTACCTGTATCAGCGtttaacactaccaccaccaccaccaccactactattagtactactgctgttgctcctcctcctcctcctcttccttctcctcttcctttgtttgctaaaaagttaaatgaaactgcgattttgtgtgtaccgcaacgaaacagacggaaggtaaaaaacaccaaaccgaaatggtggaataa
This window of the Scylla paramamosain isolate STU-SP2022 chromosome 1, ASM3559412v1, whole genome shotgun sequence genome carries:
- the LOC135102034 gene encoding retinol dehydrogenase 11-like translates to MFLPTVVAFLVVVARMLYLRRAGRCTSTRSLAGMTAIVTGASAGIGMETAKDLARRGARVILACRNLTKAQAVVDHIISETGNKKVVVRLLDTSDLSSVRRFAKEILQTEDAIHILVNNAGIAGKQVREVTGDGLELTMATNHYGHFLLTNLLLKRLKESAPSRIINVSSVAHFFTWKINLKDLNFEKRSYGTLEAYAQSKLCNILFSLELADKLRGSGVTVNSLHPGTVGSEFFTRDELAVTWFRKLFLFFGNIVLRLFGKDNKLGAQTTIHLAVAEEVEGVTGKYFDECKEATASWLARDSSLAKALWEISEADVQLAPSEIFY